Proteins from a single region of Oncorhynchus nerka isolate Pitt River linkage group LG18, Oner_Uvic_2.0, whole genome shotgun sequence:
- the LOC115146162 gene encoding tRNA (guanine(37)-N1)-methyltransferase-like has translation MLRIVPSIFSLLQTQNCVKSRYRYRTLCSVVLQPDRASTCSESVSKPMLEQHQHSGMDPSLYTAPPEVRGMTCLDKEVFSQTVIVPALRVPKEVLNKLVKSLKKVALQRPGIRRVVEVEGSDDERLLLLDPASVSSPSSFSDAEAEALQSFGVPQELQRYELRLTYDNLKSEEVLRAVLPEGQDVTSGFSRVGHIAHMNLREHQLPYRNLIGQVIMDKNPGVTCVVNKTNTIDSAYRNFKMEVMAGEENMVAKVRENGVTYEFDFSRVYWNPRLSTEHERVVALLKRGDTVLDVFAGVGPFAIPAARRGCTVLANDLNPESHRWLQHNCKLNKVERKVTTFNLDGRAFIQGPLKQQLPVMMKGTVSVHVVMNLPALALEFLDAFRGLLDQGRSCDVNLPQVHCYGFSKEDDPQKDVVERASASLGFSLEGLCSVHLVRNVAPNKEMMCVSFTIPKEVLFSRESTQTEAIEEPAPKRQKCAETTN, from the exons ATGTTGAG GATTGTTCCTAGTATCTTCTCACTACTACAAACTCAAAACTGCGTGAAATCTCGCTATCGATACCGGACACTGTGTTCAGTGGTCCTGCAGCCGGACCGAGCATCAACTTGTTCTGAGAGTGTTTCGAAGCCGATGCTTGAGCAGCATCAACACAGCGGGATGGATCCCAGCCTATACACCGCTCCTCCTGAGGTCCGAGGTATGACCTGTTTGGATAAAGAAGTCTTCTCCCAGACAGTTATTGTCCCAGCCCTGCGTGTGCCAAAAGAAGTCCTCAATAAATTGGTTAAGAGCCTGAAAAAAGTAGCACTCCAGCGCCCGGGCATACGAAGAGTGGTTGAGGTTGAAGGCAGCGATGACGAGAGGCTCTTGTTGCTGGACCCTGCCAGTGTCTCCTCACCCAGCTCATTCAGCGATGCAGAAGCCGAGGCGTTGCAGTCATTTGGAGTACCTCAAGAGCTCCAGCGGTACGAGCTGCGGCTGACCTATGACAACCTGAAGAGTGAGGAGGTTCTGCGCGCTGTGCTGCCAGAAGGCCAAGACGTCACCTCGGGGTTTAGTCGAGTGGGTCACATTGCGCACATGAACCTGCGGGAGCACCAGCTGCCCTACAGAAACCTCATAG GCCAAGTCATAATGGATAAGAACCCCGGGGTGACCTGTGTGGTCAATAAGACCAACACCATCGACTCCGCCTACCGCAACTTCAAGATGGAGGTGATGGCTGGAGAGGAAAATATGGTGGCTAAA GTGCGTGAGAACGGCGTGACATACGAGTTTGATTTCTCCCGTGTGTATTGGAACCCTCGTCTTAGCACCGAGCATGAGCGTGTGGTGGCTCTTCTGAAACGCGGTGACACTGTGCTGGATGTGTTTGCTGGAGTGGGTCCTTTTGCCATCCCCGCTGCCCGCCGTGGCTGCACTGTGCTGGCCAACGACCTCAACCCCGAGTCTCACCGCTGGTTGCAGCACAACTGCAAACTGAACAAGGTGGAGCGTAAGGTCACCACCTTTAACCTGGATGGCAGGGCCTTCATCCAGGGGCCACTGAAGCAGCAGCTGCCTGTCATGATGAAGGGGACAGTCAGTGTGCATGTGGTCATGAACCTTCCTGCCTTGGCCCTGGAGTTCCTGGATGCCTTCAGAGGCCTGCTGGACCAGGGACGTTCCTGTGATGTGAATCTGCCGCAGGTGCACTGCTATGGGTTCTCTAAGGAGGATGACCCCCAGAAAGACGTGGTGGAAAGGGCCTCAGCCAGCCTGGGGTTCTCCCTAGAGGGGCTGTGCTCTGTACATCTAGTGCGGAACGTGGCCCCCAACAAGGAGATGATGTGTGTGAGCTTCACCATCCCCAAAGAGGTTCTCTTCAGCAGAGAGAGCACACAGACAG AAGCCATAGAAGAACCAGCCCCAAAGAGACAAAAGTGTGCGGAGACAACAAATTGA